From Rhodococcus sp. B7740, one genomic window encodes:
- a CDS encoding exodeoxyribonuclease III: protein MPITVSTVNVNGIRAAVRKGMLPWLEATDADVICLQETRANDGELTKALAPALDAGWHLASAEPSAKGRNGVALLSKAAPDAIRTGIGAVEFADAGRYIEADFGDVTVASLYLPSGEVGTERQDEKERFMAAFAKYLAKTAKSAKSENRDVVVCGDWNIAHTEADLKAWKTNRKNSGFLPEEREWVSRLLAEKAPWTDVVRVLHPGVEGPYSWWSYRGKAFDNDAGWRIDYQLATSDLAERAKEAITERAEAYDQRWSDHAPVTVRYR, encoded by the coding sequence GTGCCGATCACTGTCTCCACTGTCAACGTCAACGGAATTCGCGCTGCTGTTCGCAAGGGCATGCTGCCGTGGCTCGAGGCCACCGATGCCGACGTCATCTGCTTGCAGGAAACCCGCGCCAACGACGGGGAACTGACCAAGGCGCTGGCCCCGGCCCTCGATGCGGGATGGCATCTGGCCTCGGCGGAGCCGTCCGCGAAAGGCCGCAACGGGGTGGCCTTGCTGTCGAAGGCGGCTCCCGATGCCATTCGTACCGGTATCGGGGCCGTCGAGTTCGCCGATGCCGGTCGCTACATCGAAGCCGACTTCGGCGACGTCACCGTGGCCAGCCTGTATCTGCCGTCGGGTGAGGTGGGTACCGAGCGTCAGGACGAGAAGGAACGTTTCATGGCGGCGTTCGCGAAGTACCTGGCGAAGACGGCCAAGTCCGCGAAGTCCGAGAATCGCGACGTGGTGGTCTGCGGCGATTGGAACATCGCCCACACCGAGGCCGATCTGAAGGCATGGAAGACCAACCGGAAGAACTCCGGTTTTCTGCCCGAGGAACGGGAGTGGGTGTCGCGGTTGCTCGCCGAGAAGGCCCCGTGGACCGATGTCGTCCGGGTGTTGCACCCGGGTGTCGAGGGTCCGTACAGCTGGTGGTCCTACCGCGGCAAGGCCTTCGACAACGACGCCGGCTGGCGGATCGACTATCAGTTGGCCACCAGTGATCTGGCCGAGCGTGCCAAGGAAGCGATCACCGAGCGGGCCGAGGCGTACGACCAGCGATGGTCCGATCATGCTCCGGTAACCGTGCGCTATCGCTAG
- the yidC gene encoding membrane protein insertase YidC, whose product MLDFVYYPVSAVLWFWHRVFGSVLGPDNGFAWALSVIFLVFTLRALLIKPFVGQIRSQLAMKRLRPQIEAVQKKYSADRARQAAEIRKLQQEHGFNPLMGCLPLLAQGPVFIGLLHVLRSFNRTGTGFGHLGMTAQENANTANYVFSAADVQSFLDARLFGAPISAAVNSSREVLEAFGPFGGVPSVWSIAFVAVPLMIVAAVATHMNSRASVARQDAAALANPQTAIMNKLVLWVFPAGVLVGGPVLPVAVLLYWVSNNIWTYAQQHLVYRRIDREPSISPEVTSVVTAPKPGTKPRRR is encoded by the coding sequence ATGCTCGATTTCGTCTACTATCCCGTCTCCGCCGTGCTGTGGTTCTGGCACCGAGTCTTCGGGTCCGTGCTCGGCCCCGACAACGGTTTCGCCTGGGCCCTGTCGGTGATATTCCTGGTGTTCACACTTCGGGCGCTGCTGATCAAGCCGTTCGTCGGCCAGATTCGTTCGCAGCTCGCCATGAAGAGGCTCCGACCACAGATCGAGGCCGTACAGAAGAAATACTCCGCGGACCGTGCTCGGCAGGCCGCCGAGATTCGGAAGTTGCAGCAGGAACACGGTTTCAACCCGTTGATGGGGTGCCTGCCCCTGCTGGCGCAGGGCCCGGTTTTCATCGGTCTGCTGCACGTGCTGCGCTCGTTCAATCGAACCGGAACCGGATTCGGTCATCTGGGTATGACGGCGCAGGAGAATGCGAACACTGCGAATTATGTCTTCAGCGCCGCCGATGTGCAGTCCTTTCTCGACGCACGCCTGTTCGGCGCGCCGATCTCTGCGGCCGTCAACAGTTCTCGGGAGGTGCTCGAGGCCTTCGGTCCGTTCGGTGGAGTGCCGTCGGTGTGGAGCATCGCGTTCGTGGCGGTCCCGTTGATGATCGTCGCTGCGGTGGCCACGCACATGAACTCGCGGGCGTCCGTCGCCCGGCAGGACGCAGCGGCGCTCGCCAACCCACAGACCGCGATCATGAACAAGCTCGTGCTCTGGGTGTTCCCGGCGGGCGTACTCGTCGGCGGACCGGTGCTTCCGGTCGCGGTGTTGTTGTACTGGGTGAGCAACAACATCTGGACCTATGCCCAACAGCACCTCGTCTACCGGCGCATCGACCGGGAACCGAGTATCTCGCCGGAGGTCACATCGGTGGTCACCGCCCCGAAACCAGGGACAAAGCCGAGGCGACGGTAG
- a CDS encoding DUF6412 domain-containing protein, translating to MLDSRPVHMAIRRYAGTLVGVLAVLLVVFAVVDAQPAAQIAMFGALVAASLVVLGAPSDLALIAPLSSCAAGADGRRLRGSFRRQQQPDAPGRPMPRAPGPVRGPDRWLHFV from the coding sequence ATGCTCGATTCTCGACCTGTCCACATGGCGATTCGACGCTACGCCGGGACGCTGGTCGGCGTCCTGGCCGTCCTGCTCGTCGTCTTTGCCGTCGTCGACGCCCAACCCGCCGCACAGATAGCGATGTTCGGTGCGCTGGTCGCGGCGTCCCTGGTCGTGCTCGGTGCGCCGTCCGACCTCGCACTGATCGCACCGCTGTCGTCGTGCGCTGCAGGCGCCGACGGGCGGCGACTTCGGGGATCGTTCCGCAGGCAACAGCAACCCGATGCGCCAGGTCGCCCCATGCCCAGAGCACCCGGTCCGGTCCGTGGACCGGACCGGTGGCTCCACTTCGTCTGA
- a CDS encoding DUF6412 domain-containing protein: protein MRYQSMVVTSLLLVALHLTMPAATADFALLLVAALTTLMLLAHRVDVPALLRLLPIIGPAAEERHRRGAFRRQHRPDAPGRPQPRAPGMPVGAL from the coding sequence ATGCGATACCAGAGCATGGTCGTCACCTCGCTGCTTCTCGTGGCGCTGCACCTGACGATGCCGGCCGCAACCGCAGATTTCGCCCTGCTTCTCGTTGCGGCACTGACGACGCTGATGCTGCTCGCGCACCGCGTCGATGTTCCGGCACTGCTGCGCCTGCTGCCGATTATCGGCCCCGCCGCAGAGGAACGCCACCGTCGAGGTGCGTTCCGGCGTCAACATCGACCGGATGCCCCTGGACGCCCGCAGCCGCGCGCACCCGGTATGCCGGTGGGGGCACTGTAG